Proteins encoded in a region of the Benincasa hispida cultivar B227 chromosome 2, ASM972705v1, whole genome shotgun sequence genome:
- the LOC120071189 gene encoding sodium transporter HKT1-like, with the protein MLRIQRLSCFLIWMNPFWIQLLYFLFISSFGFFILVVLNPKTTSNNSFNPKKLDLFFTSVSASTVSSMSTVEMEVFSNSQLIVLTILMFIGGEVFTSMVELQLRKFKLKFSEQKIACVSSDLSVELGIVRNNNTLDIIILKYNSIKFLGFVVLGYLLIFNFLGIGMVLIYFKFVSSARQVLEQKGLKLSTFSIFLIVSTFASCGFVPTNENMIVFKKNLGLLIILIPQALIGNTLFPSCLRICIWSLGKFMKKKKEIVGFLLKNSEEIGYLHLLPKLHSLLLVGSVLGFVLMQFVAIGAMEWRSNALSGLNCVEKLIGILFLSVNSRHSGESIVDLSRLSSAILLLFVAMMYLPPYTSFMPIKIDEGEEEENQLLEANKRSRKIKRAKFMDNFVFSQLFYLIIFIFIICITERHNIKEDPLNFNIFNIIFEVISAYGNVGFTMGYNCKRQIHPQSNCADKSFGFSGKWSDNGKVVLIVVMIFGRLKKFNMNKQRPWKLL; encoded by the exons TCAACTTTTGTATTTTCTATTCATTTCATCTTTTgggttttttattttggttgttttAAATCCAAAAACTACTTCCAATAATTCTTTTAACCCAAAGAAATTAGATCTTTTCTTCACCTCTGTCTCAGCTTCCACAGTTTCAAGCATGTCAACAGTGGAAATGGAGGTTTTCTCAAATTCCCAACTCATTGTTTTGACAATTTTAATGTTTATAGGAGGTGAAGTTTTCACTTCCATGGTTGAACTTCAATTAAGGAAGTTCAAGCTCAAATTTTCTGAACAAAAAATTGCTTGTGTTTCAAGTGATTTAAGTGTAGAATTGGGAATTGTTAGGAATAATAATACTTTAgatattattattctaaaatacaattcaataaagtttttgGGATTTGTAGTACTTGGTTatcttctaattttcaatttcttaggcataggaatggttttaatttatttcaaatttgtttCAAGTGCTAGACAAGTCTTGGAACAAAAAGGTTTAAAACTAtcaactttttcaatttttctcatAGTTTCAACTTTTGCAAGTTGTGGGTTTGTACCAACAAATGAGAACATGATAGTATTTAAGAAGAATTTAGGTTTACTTATCATACTTATTCCTCAAGCACTTATTGGAAATACATTGTTTCCTTCTTGTTTGAGGATTTGTATTTGGAGTTTAggaaaatttatgaagaagaagaaagaaattgtTGGGTTCTTGTTGAAAAATAGTGAAGAAATTGGGTATTTACATTTGCTTCCAAAGCTACATTCATTGCTTTTGGTTGGGAGTGTTTTAGGGTTTGTTTTAATGCAATTTGTAGCAATTGGAGCAATGGAGTGGAGATCAAATGCATTAAGTGGATTAAATTGTGTTGAGAAATTGATTGGGATTTTGTTTTTGAGTGTAAATTCAAGACATAGTGGTGAATCCATTGTTGATCTATCAAGACTCTCTTCAGCCATCTTGCTTCTCTTTGTTGCCATGAT GTATCTTCCACCTTACACTTCTTTCATGCCAATAAAAAttgatgaaggagaagaagaagaaaatcaattATTGGAAGCCAATAAAAGaagtagaaaaattaaaagggcAAAATTTATGGATAATTTTGTCTTTTCCCAACTCTTTTatctcatcatcttcatctttatTATATGCATTACAGAGAGACATAATATCAAGGAAGATCCTCtcaatttcaatattttcaacattATTTTTGAAGTTATCAG TGCATATGGAAATGTGGGGTTTACGATGGGATATAACTGCAAAAGACAAATTCATCCTCAAAGCAATTGTGCCGACAAATCGTTCGGGTTTTCAGGAAAATGGAGCGACAATGGAAAGGTGGTTCTTATTGTCGTCATGATCTTTGGACGACTAAAGAAGTTTAATATGAACAAACAAAGACCTTGGAAGCTTCTCTAA
- the LOC120070557 gene encoding cation transporter HKT8-like, producing MKTLILSRARNSIFFLLRMNPFWIQFFYFIFISSFGFLLLMILKPSTYPSFQPTKLDLFYTSVSASTVSSMSSIEMEVFSNSQLIILTILMFIGGEIFTSMVGLHLRKLFNGNLQTPNQIRSSVESFESLSLIKFLSLVVLGYLLITHIVGIGMIAIYFIFISSFAKEILKEKGINLVTFSFFTCVSTLASCGYIPTNENMIVFNENSGLLLILIPQILLGNTLYPSCLRLCIWVIGKFSKDDDHQFKADYLLKNSEEIGYLHLLPSLHSCLLVGTVFGFILIQFILICPMEWNSNGLSGLNSYQKVVGILFLSTNSRHSGETIVDLSTLSPTILIMFVVMMYLPAYTSFLPLKEKQELEDHLQPLQKRRRTRKAKALQNLLFSQLSYLVIFIIIICIIERKKMIEDPINFSALNIVLEVISAYGNVGFTTGYSCKRQLHPQNDCVDKWYGFSAKWSNEGKIVLIFVMIFGRLKKFNMDGGKAWKLV from the exons ATGAAGACTTTGATTCTATCGAGAGCGAGAAACTCAATCTTCTTTCTTCTAAGAATGAACCCATTTTGGATTCAATTCTtctatttcatcttcatctcttcatTTGGATTTCTacttttgatgattttaaaaccTTCAACATATCCTTCTTTTCAACCTACAAAGTTAGATTTATTCTACACTTCAGTGTCAGCCTCAACTGTTTCAAGCATGTCATCAATTGAAATGGAAGTTTTCTCCAATTCCCAACTCATTATCTTAACAATCCTTATGTTTATAGGAGGTGAGATTTTTACTTCAATGGTTGGACTTCATTTGAGAAAATTATTTAATGGTAACCTCCAAACTCCAAACCAGATTAGAAGTAGTGTTGAGAGTTTTGAATCTTTGAGTTTAATCAAATTCTTGAGTTTGGTAGTTTTGGGTTATCTTCTGATAACTCATATTGTTGGCATTGGAATGATTGCCATTtacttcattttcatttcaagTTTTGCCAAAGAAATCCTCAAGGAAAAAGGCATAAATTTGGTCACTTTTTCATTCTTCACTTGTGTTTCTACCTTAGCTAGTTGTGGTTATATCCCAACAAATGAAAACATGATTGTGTTTAATGAGAATTCAGGTCTTCTTCTAATCTTAATCCCTCAAATTTTACTTGGTAATACTTTGTACCCATCTTGCTTAAGGCTTTGCATTTGGGTTATTGGGAAATTTAGTAAAGATGATGATCATCAATTCAAAGCTGATTATTTGTTGAAGAATAGTGAAGAGATTGGATACCTTCATTTGCTTCCTAGCCTTCATTCTTGCCTTTTGGTTGGGACAGTTTTTGGTTTCATTTTGATTCAATTTATATTGATATGTCCGATGGAATGGAATTCCAATGGTTTGAGTGGACTGAATTCTTATCAAAAAGTTGTTGGTATTCTATTTTTGAGCACAAATTCTAGACATTCTGGAGAAACTATTGTCGATCTTTCAACGCTCTCTCCTACCATCTTGATTATGTTCGTTGTTATGAT GTATCTTCCTGCATATACATCTTTTCTTCCATTGAAAGAGAAGCAAGAACTAGAAGATCATCTTCAACCTctgcaaaaaagaagaagaacaagaaaagcAAAAGCTCTACAAAATTTATTGTTCTCACAGCTCTCTTATCTTGTCATCTTCATCATTATTATTTGCATAATTGAGAGGAAAAAGATGATTGAAGATCCAATCAATTTCAGTGCTTTGAATATTGTGCTTGAAGTTATTAG TGCTTATGGAAACGTGGGATTCACAACGGGGTATAGCTGCAAACGGCAACTCCATCCCCAAAatgattgcgttgataaatGGTATGGATTTTCAGCAAAATGGAGTAATGAAGGCAAAATAGTATTGATTTTCGTCATGATCTTTGGAAGACTTAAAAAATTTAACATGGATGGTGGAAAAGCTTGGAAACTtgtctaa